From Microbacterium pseudoresistens, the proteins below share one genomic window:
- a CDS encoding aspartate ammonia-lyase: protein MADIEYRIEHDTMGEVRVPANALYSAQTQRAVENFPISGKGLESAQIAALARIKKAAALANKDLGTLDGAIADAIARAADEVATGVHDGEFPVDTYQTGSGTSSNMNMNEVLATLATRILGSEVHPNDHVNASQSSNDVFPTSVHIAVTQALIDTLIPSLDHLAVALEKKAELWKGAVKSGRTHLMDATPVTLGQEFGGYARQIRLGIERVQSALPRVAEVPLGGTAVGTGINTPLGFPQKVIALLAAETELPITEAKDHFEAQANRDGLVEASGALRTIAVSLTKINNDLRWMGSGPNTGLGELHIPDLQPGSSIMPGKVNPVIPEAVLMVSARVIGNDATVAWAGASGAFELNVAIPVMGTALLESIRLISNAVRVLADKVVDGLEANTERAAAFAGMSPSIVTPLNKVIGYEAAAKIAKHAVAKGITVRDAVIDLGYVERGEITEEVLDQKLDLLSMTHAG from the coding sequence GTGGCTGACATCGAGTACCGGATCGAGCACGACACCATGGGCGAGGTTCGCGTGCCCGCGAACGCGCTCTACAGCGCCCAGACGCAGCGCGCCGTGGAGAATTTCCCCATCTCCGGCAAGGGCCTCGAATCCGCGCAGATCGCCGCCCTGGCACGCATCAAGAAGGCCGCCGCCCTCGCCAACAAGGATCTCGGCACTCTCGACGGCGCCATCGCGGATGCGATCGCCCGGGCCGCCGACGAGGTCGCCACGGGCGTGCACGACGGTGAGTTCCCCGTCGACACGTACCAGACCGGGTCCGGCACGTCGTCGAACATGAACATGAACGAGGTGCTCGCGACCCTCGCCACCCGCATCCTCGGCTCCGAGGTCCACCCCAACGACCACGTCAACGCCTCGCAGTCGTCGAACGACGTGTTCCCGACCTCGGTGCACATCGCCGTGACCCAGGCGCTCATCGACACGCTCATCCCCTCGCTCGATCACCTCGCCGTGGCGCTGGAGAAGAAGGCCGAGCTGTGGAAGGGCGCCGTCAAGTCTGGCCGCACCCACCTCATGGACGCCACGCCTGTCACCCTGGGGCAGGAGTTCGGCGGCTACGCCCGCCAGATCCGCCTGGGCATCGAGCGGGTGCAGTCGGCGCTCCCCCGCGTCGCGGAGGTGCCGCTGGGCGGCACCGCTGTCGGCACCGGCATCAACACGCCGCTCGGGTTCCCGCAGAAGGTCATCGCGCTGCTGGCCGCCGAGACCGAGCTGCCGATCACCGAGGCGAAGGACCACTTCGAGGCGCAGGCCAACCGCGACGGCCTCGTCGAAGCATCCGGCGCCCTGCGCACGATCGCCGTGTCGCTGACGAAGATCAACAACGACCTGCGCTGGATGGGCTCGGGCCCGAACACCGGGCTGGGCGAGCTGCATATCCCCGACCTGCAGCCGGGTTCGTCGATCATGCCGGGCAAGGTAAATCCCGTCATCCCCGAGGCCGTGCTCATGGTGAGCGCCCGTGTCATCGGCAACGACGCCACGGTCGCGTGGGCCGGTGCATCCGGCGCCTTCGAGCTCAACGTGGCCATCCCGGTCATGGGCACCGCGCTGCTGGAGTCGATCCGGCTCATCTCCAACGCCGTGCGGGTGCTCGCCGACAAGGTCGTCGACGGTCTGGAGGCCAACACCGAGCGTGCGGCCGCGTTCGCGGGCATGAGCCCCTCGATCGTCACCCCGCTGAACAAGGTCATCGGCTACGAGGCCGCAGCGAAGATCGCCAAGCACGCGGTCGCCAAGGGCATCACCGTCCGCGATGCGGTGATCGACCTCGGCTACGTCGAGCGCGGCGAGATCACCGAAGAGGTGCTCGACCAGAAGCTCGACCTGCTCTCGATGACGCACGCCGGCTGA
- a CDS encoding type IV toxin-antitoxin system AbiEi family antitoxin domain-containing protein has translation MLSASDTIRRLGGLARGADLQRIGFDRAALSRLVASGQIERLRPGVFGVAPISPAVRAATMHGGALTCVSVLRAHGVWTLPADDGPHVWLGAGRHGHPHDGCSCTPHYYRGRPPLGTATIPTALLHLRRCAGDEAFFAALESTRAKRLLNRTAVARIRSALPANARWLVDLSRSDSGSGLESLLRLRMHVLGIRLDCQVPIAGVGRVDFVIEKRLIIEADGQENHAGPDKRHKDLVRDAAASALGYETLHFDYAQIVHDWPTVQRSILAALHRGQTF, from the coding sequence ATGCTCTCCGCTTCCGACACCATCCGTCGCCTGGGCGGTCTCGCCCGCGGCGCGGACCTTCAACGCATCGGGTTCGATCGCGCTGCTCTCTCCCGACTCGTCGCATCGGGCCAGATCGAGCGTCTCCGACCCGGTGTCTTCGGCGTCGCGCCGATCTCTCCCGCCGTACGTGCGGCCACGATGCATGGCGGGGCTCTCACGTGCGTCAGCGTGCTCCGGGCACACGGGGTGTGGACCCTCCCTGCCGACGACGGTCCGCACGTCTGGCTGGGTGCGGGCCGCCATGGGCACCCGCACGACGGATGCTCGTGCACACCGCACTACTATCGCGGCCGTCCTCCGCTCGGCACCGCGACCATTCCCACGGCTCTGCTGCATCTGCGTCGCTGTGCGGGAGACGAAGCGTTCTTCGCCGCGCTGGAGTCGACTCGAGCCAAACGACTTCTGAACCGAACAGCGGTCGCAAGGATCCGATCTGCCCTGCCCGCCAACGCACGCTGGTTGGTCGATCTGTCGCGCAGCGATTCGGGCAGCGGATTGGAATCCCTTCTGCGACTGAGGATGCATGTTCTCGGTATCCGACTCGACTGCCAAGTACCGATCGCGGGCGTGGGTCGCGTCGACTTCGTGATCGAGAAGCGCCTCATCATCGAAGCAGACGGACAGGAGAATCACGCCGGCCCCGACAAACGGCACAAGGACCTCGTGCGGGATGCCGCGGCATCCGCTCTCGGATACGAGACCCTTCATTTCGACTATGCGCAGATCGTGCACGACTGGCCGACGGTGCAGAGGTCGATCCTGGCAGCCCTCCACCGCGGACAGACCTTCTGA
- a CDS encoding PhoH family protein, with protein sequence MSQDDTALRTYVLDTSVLLSDPQALFRFAEHSIVLPVVVISELEAKRHDPELGYFARRALRHLDELRIEHGRLDFPVEVGDGGTLRVELGNIDVSVLPAGIRLSDNDTRILATAATLQRDGQDVTIVSKDLPMRVKAASLGLSAEEYLAEQAVDSGWTGIAPLALSGDEMSDLYESEVGTSEQALGLPINTGLIIHSERGSALGRVTGDGEFSLVRGDKEVFGLHGRSAEQRIAIDLLMDPEVGIVSLGGRAGTGKSALALCAGLEAVLERQQQKKIIVFRPLFAVGGQELGYLPGDQGEKMNPWGQAVYDTLGSVVSTNVIDEVLERGMLEVLPLTHIRGRSLHDAFVIVDEAQSLERNVLLTVLSRMGQNSRVVLTHDVGQRDNLRVGRHDGVASVIETLKGHDLFGHVTLQRSERSAIAALVTQLLEGDELS encoded by the coding sequence GTGTCGCAGGATGACACGGCTCTTCGCACATATGTGCTCGACACCTCCGTGCTGCTGAGTGATCCGCAGGCGCTGTTCCGCTTCGCGGAGCACTCCATCGTGCTGCCCGTCGTCGTGATCTCCGAGCTCGAGGCGAAGCGCCACGATCCGGAGCTGGGCTATTTCGCCCGACGCGCGCTGCGGCATCTCGACGAGCTGCGCATCGAGCACGGTCGGCTCGACTTCCCCGTGGAGGTGGGCGACGGCGGAACGCTGCGCGTCGAACTCGGCAACATCGACGTCTCGGTCCTTCCCGCAGGCATCCGCCTCAGCGACAACGACACGCGCATCCTCGCCACGGCGGCCACGCTGCAGCGCGACGGGCAAGATGTCACGATCGTGTCCAAGGACCTTCCCATGCGGGTCAAGGCCGCGTCTCTCGGACTCAGCGCCGAGGAATACCTCGCCGAGCAGGCGGTGGACTCCGGATGGACCGGGATCGCCCCGCTCGCGTTGTCGGGCGACGAGATGAGTGATCTGTACGAGAGCGAGGTCGGCACCAGCGAGCAGGCGCTCGGCCTGCCGATCAACACCGGTCTGATCATCCATTCCGAGCGGGGCTCGGCCCTGGGTCGGGTCACCGGCGACGGAGAGTTCTCGCTCGTTCGCGGCGACAAGGAGGTCTTCGGGCTGCACGGCCGCTCCGCCGAGCAGCGGATCGCGATCGACCTGCTCATGGATCCGGAGGTCGGCATCGTCTCGCTGGGCGGTCGTGCCGGCACGGGCAAGTCGGCGCTCGCCCTCTGCGCCGGGCTCGAGGCGGTGCTCGAGCGGCAGCAGCAGAAGAAGATCATCGTCTTCCGGCCGCTGTTCGCCGTCGGCGGGCAGGAGCTGGGATACCTCCCCGGCGATCAGGGCGAGAAGATGAACCCGTGGGGTCAGGCCGTCTATGACACGCTGGGCTCGGTCGTCTCGACCAACGTCATCGACGAGGTGCTCGAGCGCGGGATGCTCGAGGTCCTTCCGCTCACGCACATCCGCGGGCGCTCCCTGCACGATGCTTTCGTCATCGTGGATGAGGCGCAGTCGCTGGAGCGCAATGTGCTGCTGACGGTGCTGAGCCGGATGGGGCAGAATTCGCGGGTGGTGCTGACGCACGACGTCGGGCAGCGCGACAATCTCCGCGTCGGCAGGCACGACGGCGTCGCCAGCGTGATCGAGACGCTGAAGGGCCACGATCTGTTCGGGCACGTGACGCTGCAGCGCTCCGAGCGTTCGGCGATCGCCGCACTCGTCACCCAGCTGCTGGAGGGCGACGAGCTCAGCTGA